In Glycine max cultivar Williams 82 chromosome 7, Glycine_max_v4.0, whole genome shotgun sequence, a single window of DNA contains:
- the LOC100807606 gene encoding GBF-interacting protein 1-like isoform X1, which translates to MVPGSRTEGGTGTHLLSARVRKTIQSIKEIVGNHSDADIYVALKETNMDPNETTQKLLNQDPFHEVKRRRDRKKETQNVGNKGQPSADSRRSSENNSGQGMKFNAPSERNVRRTNYSRNTLPGISKEFRVVRDNRVNHIYKEVKPLTQQHSTSATEQLNVNTPDKGSSTSTNHRSSGSRNSSLASNGPSDSHARYLKDAVPNIIDRKIASEDKDKQGMISNAAGRVQPIKPNNAHQNSASVASTSSAVGVYSSSTDPVHVPSPDSRSSGVVGAIRREVGVVGVRRQSSDNKAKQSFAPSISYVVGKDGTSADSFQSVGAVSKTEQFSQTNVTEPSLSGMPVSRPSLNNQYNNRPHQQLVGHQRVSQQNKEWKPKSSQKPNSNSPGVIGTPKKAAVAAASPPAENSGDIESNTTELQDKLSQVNIYENQNVIIAQHIRVPETDRCQLTFGTIGTELDSSRLQSKYHIIGASEKSNEELTASLTVPAPELSTDDVSGSKQVDLRDEHIRSSRSDSPVSGAASEQQLPDNKDSSNTQNLDNYANIGLVRDSSPSYAPSEPQQQDSHDMPGFAAYDPPAGYDIPYFRPTIDETVRGQGLSSPQEALISHATNNPPASTIAMVQQQQPPVPQMYPQVHVSHFANLMPYRQFLSPVYVPPMAMPGYSSNPPYPHPTNGSSYLLMPGGGSHLNANNLKYGVQQFKPVPAGSPTGFGNFANPTGYAMITPGVVGGATALEDSSRVKYKDNLYVPNPQAETSEIWLQNPRDLPGMQSTPYYNMPGQTPHAAYMPSHTGHASFNAAAAQSSHMQFPGMYHTPPQPAAMASPHHLGPPAIGNNVGVGVAAAAPGAQVGAYQQPQLGHINWTTNF; encoded by the exons ATCCATTTCATGAGGTGAAGAGAAGGAGAGACCGAAAGAAGGAG ACCCAGAATGTCGGGAACAAGGGTCAGCCTTCAGCTGACTCACGAAGGTCATCTGAGAATAATAGTGGTCAAGGAATGAAGTTTAACGCCCCTTCTGAACGCAATGTTCGAAGAACAAACTATTCTCGAAATACTTTACCTG GCATCAGCAAAGAGTTTCGTGTTGTTAGAGACAACAGagtaaatcatatatataaagaagTAAAGCCTCTTACACAGCAGCACTCAACATCCGCCACTGAGCAGTTAAATGTAAACACACCTGATAAGGG CTCATCAACTTCCACCAATCATAGGTCATCTGGTTCTAGGAATTCATCTCTGGCATCAAATGGTCCTTCTGATTCACATGCTAGGTACTTGAAAGATGCTGTGCCAAATATCATTGACAGAAAAATTGCATCTGAGGATAAGGATAAGCAAGGCATGATTTCAAATGCAGCAGGTCGGGTGCAACCAATTAAACCTAACAATGCCCATCAAAATTCTGCCTCAGTGGCATCAACCAGTTCTGCTGTTGGGGTGTATTCCTCTTCAACAGATCCAGTTCATGTGCCCTCTCCTGATTCTAGATCATCGGGTGTTGTTGGAGCCATTAGGCGTGAAGTTGGGGTTGTTGGTGTTCGGCGACAGTCTTCAGACAACAAAGCAAAACAATCATTTGCTCCTAGTATCTCTTATGTTGTGGGAAAAGATGGTACATCCGCGGATTCTTTTCAATCAGTTGGTGCTGTCTCAAAGACTGAACAATTTAGTCAAACTAATGTAACTGAACCTTCATTATCTGGTATGCCAGTTAGCAGACCATCTCTGAACAACCAGTATAATAATAGGCCACATCAACAACTTGTGGGACATCAAAGAG TTTCCCAGCAAAATAAAGAATGGAAGCCTAAATCAAGCCAGAAGCCAAACAGTAATAGTCCTGGAGTAATAGGAACCCCGAAAAAGGCTGCTGTTGCTGCTGCTTCGCCTCCAGCAGAAAATTCTGGAGATATAGAATCAAATACCACAGAGCTTCAAGATAAACTTTCCCAAGTAAATATATATGAGAACCAAAATGTGATTATAGCACAGCATATTCGAGTTCCAGAGACTGATCGCTGTCAGCTGACCTTTGGTACCATTGGGACTGAACTTGATTCTTCAAGGCTTCAATCTAAGTATCACATTATAGGAGCTTCTGAAAAATCAAACGAGGAATTGACTGCAAG CTTGACAGTACCTGCTCCAGAGTTGTCCACTGATGATGTTTCTGGGAGCAAACAGGTGGATTTGCGGGATGAACACATTAGAAGTTCTAGGTCAGACTCTCCAGTATCCGGCGCTGCATCTGAGCAACAATTGCCTGACAACAAAGATTCTTCAAACACTCAGAATCTGGACAATTATGCCAATATTGGATTGGTTCGTGATAGTAGTCCATCCTATGCTCCTTCAGAACCACAGCAACAAGATTCTCATGATATGCCAGGTTTTGCG GCATATGATCCTCCAGCTGGTTATGACATTCCTTATTTCAGACCCACAATTGATGAAACAGTACGAGGGCAGGGTTTGTCATCTCCTCAGGAG GCTTTGATCTCCCATGCAACCAATAATCCTCCTGCTTCCACAATTGCCATGGTGCAACAACAGCAACCTCCTGTGCCGCAGATGTATCCACAAGTTCATGTTTCACACTTTGCTAATCTTATGCCATATCGTCAGTTTCTGTCCCCAGTCTATGTTCCACCTATGGCCATGCCTGGATATTCAAGTAATCCTCCCTATCCTCACCCAACAAATGGCAGCAGTTACTTGTTAATGCCTGGAGGTGGTTCACATCTTAATGCCAACAACCTCAAATATGGAGTTCAACAGTTCAAGCCTGTTCCTGCTGGAAGTCCTACAGGGTTTGGAAATTTTGCTAATCCAACTGGATATGCAATGATTACTCCTGGTGTGGTTGGGGGTGCAACGGCTTTAGAGGATTCATCTCGAGTCAAGTACAAAGATAATCTTTATGTCCCAAATCCTCAG GCTGAGACATCAGAAATCTGGTTACAGAATCCAAGGGACCTTCCTGGCATGCAATCTACTCCATACTATAACATGCCAGGGCAAACACCTCATGCAGCTTACATGCCATCACACACAGGTCATGCTTCCTTTAATGCAGCTGCAGCTCAGTCTTCTCACATGCAGTTCCCCGGCATGTACCACACTCCTCCACAGCCAGCAGCCATGGCTAGTCCTCACCATTTAGGACCACCAGCCATTGGCAACAACGTCGGAGTTGGGGTGGCTGCAGCTGCTCCTGGGGCACAGGTTGGCGCATATCAGCAGCCCCAGTTGGGCCACATCAATTGGACAACAAATTTCTGA
- the LOC106799209 gene encoding RING-H2 finger protein ATL81-like has translation MELYPWLLIARTLVISFTFFTLTMLGWCINTNHTRSLPPAGLSFDNKFSPCMSSESHSITFHYKAAEGTNQTECVICLTSFEEEESVRKPHTCRHIFHTSCIDQVNSPNSRVALDENDRIIKVIVNS, from the coding sequence ATGGAACTCTATCCTTGGCTTCTCATAGCTAGAACACTGGTAATTTCTTTCACATTTTTCACTCTCACCATGCTCGGATGGTGCATTAATACCAATCACACGCGATCCCTTCCTCCAGCAGGCTTATCTTTTGATAATAAGTTCTCTCCTTGCATGAGTTCAGAGTCTCATTCAATTACCTTCCATTACAAGGCTGCAGAAGGCACAAACCAGACTGAATGTGTTATCTGCTTGACAAGTTTTGAAGAAGAGGAAAGTGTAAGGAAGCCTCACACTTGCAGGCACATCTTCCACACCTCTTGCATTGACCAAGTGAATTCACCAAATAGTAGAGTGGCTTTGGATGAAAATGATCGTATAATCAAGGTCATTGTTAACTCCTGA
- the LOC100807606 gene encoding GBF-interacting protein 1-like isoform X2, translating into MVPGSRTEGGTGTHLLSARVRKTIQSIKEIVGNHSDADIYVALKETNMDPNETTQKLLNQDPFHEVKRRRDRKKETQNVGNKGQPSADSRRSSENNSGQGMKFNAPSERNVRRTNYSRNTLPGISKEFRVVRDNRVNHIYKEVKPLTQQHSTSATEQLNVNTPDKGSSGSRNSSLASNGPSDSHARYLKDAVPNIIDRKIASEDKDKQGMISNAAGRVQPIKPNNAHQNSASVASTSSAVGVYSSSTDPVHVPSPDSRSSGVVGAIRREVGVVGVRRQSSDNKAKQSFAPSISYVVGKDGTSADSFQSVGAVSKTEQFSQTNVTEPSLSGMPVSRPSLNNQYNNRPHQQLVGHQRVSQQNKEWKPKSSQKPNSNSPGVIGTPKKAAVAAASPPAENSGDIESNTTELQDKLSQVNIYENQNVIIAQHIRVPETDRCQLTFGTIGTELDSSRLQSKYHIIGASEKSNEELTASLTVPAPELSTDDVSGSKQVDLRDEHIRSSRSDSPVSGAASEQQLPDNKDSSNTQNLDNYANIGLVRDSSPSYAPSEPQQQDSHDMPGFAAYDPPAGYDIPYFRPTIDETVRGQGLSSPQEALISHATNNPPASTIAMVQQQQPPVPQMYPQVHVSHFANLMPYRQFLSPVYVPPMAMPGYSSNPPYPHPTNGSSYLLMPGGGSHLNANNLKYGVQQFKPVPAGSPTGFGNFANPTGYAMITPGVVGGATALEDSSRVKYKDNLYVPNPQAETSEIWLQNPRDLPGMQSTPYYNMPGQTPHAAYMPSHTGHASFNAAAAQSSHMQFPGMYHTPPQPAAMASPHHLGPPAIGNNVGVGVAAAAPGAQVGAYQQPQLGHINWTTNF; encoded by the exons ATCCATTTCATGAGGTGAAGAGAAGGAGAGACCGAAAGAAGGAG ACCCAGAATGTCGGGAACAAGGGTCAGCCTTCAGCTGACTCACGAAGGTCATCTGAGAATAATAGTGGTCAAGGAATGAAGTTTAACGCCCCTTCTGAACGCAATGTTCGAAGAACAAACTATTCTCGAAATACTTTACCTG GCATCAGCAAAGAGTTTCGTGTTGTTAGAGACAACAGagtaaatcatatatataaagaagTAAAGCCTCTTACACAGCAGCACTCAACATCCGCCACTGAGCAGTTAAATGTAAACACACCTGATAAGGG GTCATCTGGTTCTAGGAATTCATCTCTGGCATCAAATGGTCCTTCTGATTCACATGCTAGGTACTTGAAAGATGCTGTGCCAAATATCATTGACAGAAAAATTGCATCTGAGGATAAGGATAAGCAAGGCATGATTTCAAATGCAGCAGGTCGGGTGCAACCAATTAAACCTAACAATGCCCATCAAAATTCTGCCTCAGTGGCATCAACCAGTTCTGCTGTTGGGGTGTATTCCTCTTCAACAGATCCAGTTCATGTGCCCTCTCCTGATTCTAGATCATCGGGTGTTGTTGGAGCCATTAGGCGTGAAGTTGGGGTTGTTGGTGTTCGGCGACAGTCTTCAGACAACAAAGCAAAACAATCATTTGCTCCTAGTATCTCTTATGTTGTGGGAAAAGATGGTACATCCGCGGATTCTTTTCAATCAGTTGGTGCTGTCTCAAAGACTGAACAATTTAGTCAAACTAATGTAACTGAACCTTCATTATCTGGTATGCCAGTTAGCAGACCATCTCTGAACAACCAGTATAATAATAGGCCACATCAACAACTTGTGGGACATCAAAGAG TTTCCCAGCAAAATAAAGAATGGAAGCCTAAATCAAGCCAGAAGCCAAACAGTAATAGTCCTGGAGTAATAGGAACCCCGAAAAAGGCTGCTGTTGCTGCTGCTTCGCCTCCAGCAGAAAATTCTGGAGATATAGAATCAAATACCACAGAGCTTCAAGATAAACTTTCCCAAGTAAATATATATGAGAACCAAAATGTGATTATAGCACAGCATATTCGAGTTCCAGAGACTGATCGCTGTCAGCTGACCTTTGGTACCATTGGGACTGAACTTGATTCTTCAAGGCTTCAATCTAAGTATCACATTATAGGAGCTTCTGAAAAATCAAACGAGGAATTGACTGCAAG CTTGACAGTACCTGCTCCAGAGTTGTCCACTGATGATGTTTCTGGGAGCAAACAGGTGGATTTGCGGGATGAACACATTAGAAGTTCTAGGTCAGACTCTCCAGTATCCGGCGCTGCATCTGAGCAACAATTGCCTGACAACAAAGATTCTTCAAACACTCAGAATCTGGACAATTATGCCAATATTGGATTGGTTCGTGATAGTAGTCCATCCTATGCTCCTTCAGAACCACAGCAACAAGATTCTCATGATATGCCAGGTTTTGCG GCATATGATCCTCCAGCTGGTTATGACATTCCTTATTTCAGACCCACAATTGATGAAACAGTACGAGGGCAGGGTTTGTCATCTCCTCAGGAG GCTTTGATCTCCCATGCAACCAATAATCCTCCTGCTTCCACAATTGCCATGGTGCAACAACAGCAACCTCCTGTGCCGCAGATGTATCCACAAGTTCATGTTTCACACTTTGCTAATCTTATGCCATATCGTCAGTTTCTGTCCCCAGTCTATGTTCCACCTATGGCCATGCCTGGATATTCAAGTAATCCTCCCTATCCTCACCCAACAAATGGCAGCAGTTACTTGTTAATGCCTGGAGGTGGTTCACATCTTAATGCCAACAACCTCAAATATGGAGTTCAACAGTTCAAGCCTGTTCCTGCTGGAAGTCCTACAGGGTTTGGAAATTTTGCTAATCCAACTGGATATGCAATGATTACTCCTGGTGTGGTTGGGGGTGCAACGGCTTTAGAGGATTCATCTCGAGTCAAGTACAAAGATAATCTTTATGTCCCAAATCCTCAG GCTGAGACATCAGAAATCTGGTTACAGAATCCAAGGGACCTTCCTGGCATGCAATCTACTCCATACTATAACATGCCAGGGCAAACACCTCATGCAGCTTACATGCCATCACACACAGGTCATGCTTCCTTTAATGCAGCTGCAGCTCAGTCTTCTCACATGCAGTTCCCCGGCATGTACCACACTCCTCCACAGCCAGCAGCCATGGCTAGTCCTCACCATTTAGGACCACCAGCCATTGGCAACAACGTCGGAGTTGGGGTGGCTGCAGCTGCTCCTGGGGCACAGGTTGGCGCATATCAGCAGCCCCAGTTGGGCCACATCAATTGGACAACAAATTTCTGA
- the LOC102661636 gene encoding RING-H2 finger protein ATL52, whose amino-acid sequence MELYPWLLITGTLVISFTFFTLTMLGWCINTNHTRSLPPAGLSFDDKFSPCMSLESHSITFHYKAAEGTNQTECVICLTSFEEEESVRKLHTCRHIFHTSCIDKWLGSHSGCPLCRTQIDKVNSPNSRVALEENDRMIMVIVNS is encoded by the coding sequence ATGGAACTCTATCCTTGGCTTCTCATAACTGGAACACTGGTAATTTCTTTCACATTTTTCACTCTCACCATGCTCGGATGGTGCATTAATACCAATCACACGCGATCCCTTCCTCCAGCAGGCTTATCTTTTGATGATAAGTTCTCTCCTTGCATGAGTTTAGAGTCTCATTCAATTACCTTCCATTACAAGGCTGCAGAAGGCACAAACCAGACTGAATGTGTTATCTGCTTGACAAGTTTTGAAGAAGAGGAAAGTGTAAGGAAGCTTCACACTTGCAGGCACATCTTCCACACCTCTTGCATTGATAAGTGGCTTGGCTCTCATTCTGGCTGTCCACTGTGCCGCACTCAGATTGACAAAGTGAATTCACCAAATAGCAGAGTGGCTTTGGAAGAAAATGATCGTATGATCATGGTCATTGTTAACTCCTGA
- the LOC100801760 gene encoding protein BIG GRAIN 1-like B, with the protein MDKWDNKPSRKQHHRENPSFSSTLLDVIYRSIDEDPTDEKEEAQLIFYRETMRNQKQSNCFREEKPEAEKHNSRRARKVENWMEKKANEKVVMGRNSLTEFERRTRSNSISNTLSMYSSSTSSESSSVGGFSSSESESFYGVQRPKPIKTSVSDKTKTKTTFDASLHSHNFRSHSSQSQKPKHENGSGKTKSKALKILYGELKKAKQPISPGAKLASFLNSLFTSSGNAKKAKVSTTTTTTTTSTYRPVLIPVATDRTADTKSAAQQQQQPGSTCSSASSFSRSCLSKTPSSRSGAKRSVRFCPVSVIVDEDCRPCGHKNLHEGEESNGKNRSEELRLHVMQESRRVEELARDLLKNYQKKSEVEFDDVMHYEDEEEEEDDDDVASCSSSDLFELDNLSAIGIERYREELPVYETTHFNTNRAIANGFIL; encoded by the coding sequence ATGGACAAGTGGGACAATAAACCCTCAAGAAAACAGCACCACAGAGAAAACCCTTCTTTCTCTTCCACTCTACTTGACGTTATCTACCGTTCCATCGACGAAGATCCAACGGATGAGAAGGAAGAAGCCCAACTCATCTTCTACAGAGAAACCATGAGGAATCAGAAACAGAGCAATTGTTTCAGAGAAGAAAAACCTGAAGCTGAGAAACACAACTCTCGCAGGGCCAGGAAGGTGGAGAATTGGATGGAGAAGAAAGCCAACGAGAAGGTTGTAATGGGGAGAAACTCATTGACGGAATTTGAACGAAGAACGCGAAGCAATTCAATTTCAAACACACTCTCCATGTATTCAAGCTCAACCTCTTCTGAGTCAAGCTCTGTTGGAGGCTTCTCTTCTTCAGAGTCAGAGTCCTTCTATGGAGTGCAAAGGCCAAAGCCAATTAAAACCAGTGTTTCTgataaaaccaaaaccaaaacaacCTTCGATGCTTCACTTCACAGTCACAACTTCAGGAGCCACTCTTCCCAAAGCCAAAAGCCAAAGCATGAGAACGGTTCTGGCaaaaccaagtccaaagccttGAAAATCCTCTATGGTGAGTTGAAGAAAGCAAAGCAACCAATTTCTCCAGGTGCAAAACTTGCTAGCTTCCTCAACTCTCTCTTCACTTCAAGTGGAAATGCCAAGAAAGCAAAggtttcaacaacaacaacaacaacaactacgTCTACTTATCGTCCCGTCCTGATCCCGGTTGCGACAGATCGTACTGCTGATACTAAATCAGCagcacaacaacaacaacaacctggTTCCACTTGTTCATCAGCATCTTCTTTTTCAAGGTCTTGTTTGAGCAAAACCCCTTCTTCAAGATCAGGTGCAAAAAGGTCAGTGAGGTTTTGCCCAGTGAGTGTCATAGTGGATGAAGATTGTAGGCCTTGTGGTCACAAAAATCTTCATGAAGGTGAAGAGAGCAATGGAAAGAACAGAAGTGAGGAACTTAGGCTGCATGTCATGCAGGAGAGTCGCAGGGTGGAGGAGTTAGCAAGAGACTTGTTGAAGAATTATCAGAAAAAGAGTGAAGTGGAGTTTGATGATGTCATGCAttatgaagatgaagaagaagaagaagatgatgatgatgtggcTAGTTGTTCAAGTTCTGATCTTTTTGAGTTGGATAATCTATCAGCAATTGGGATTGAAAGGTATAGGGAAGAGTTGCCTGTGTATGAAACTACCCATTTCAATACCAATAGAGCCATTGCCAATGGCTTCATTCTGTAA